The Sulfurospirillum halorespirans DSM 13726 genome has a window encoding:
- the infA gene encoding translation initiation factor IF-1 has product MAKDDVIEIDGKVIEALPNATFKVEVQNSHVILCHIAGKMRMHYIKIMPGDTVKVELTPYSLDKGRITYRYK; this is encoded by the coding sequence ATGGCAAAAGATGACGTGATTGAAATTGACGGTAAAGTGATAGAAGCACTTCCCAACGCAACCTTTAAAGTTGAAGTCCAAAATAGCCATGTGATTTTATGTCACATTGCAGGAAAAATGAGAATGCATTATATTAAGATAATGCCCGGAGATACCGTGAAAGTAGAGTTGACACCGTATAGTTTGGATAAAGGGCGTATAACTTATAGGTATAAGTAA
- the map gene encoding type I methionyl aminopeptidase: protein MAITIKKAQEIAKLSAANKIVAKTLEYLTCNIHPGLSLKELNAMGESYIHSLGARPAFKGLYGFPAGVCTSVNEVIIHGIPTEYQLKEGDIVGLDIGTEVDGWYGDSAVTVGVGEISKSDENLIACAKDALYYAIDIIEPEMRFKELSHAIEQFILQQGYVPLHGFCGHGIGRKPHEEPEIPNYLEGINPKSGPKIKNGMVFCIEPMICHKDGTPKILADKWSVVSADGLRGSHYEHTVAIVDGKVEILSLS from the coding sequence ATGGCAATTACGATTAAAAAAGCTCAGGAAATTGCAAAGCTTTCTGCTGCTAATAAGATTGTTGCCAAAACGTTAGAGTATCTTACATGTAACATTCATCCAGGGCTTAGCTTGAAAGAGCTCAATGCCATGGGTGAGTCTTACATTCATAGCCTTGGTGCGCGTCCTGCCTTTAAAGGCCTTTATGGTTTTCCAGCAGGTGTGTGTACCTCTGTCAACGAAGTGATTATTCATGGGATTCCTACAGAGTATCAGCTTAAAGAGGGTGATATTGTAGGACTTGATATTGGTACAGAGGTTGATGGCTGGTATGGCGATTCTGCTGTAACTGTAGGGGTTGGAGAAATATCAAAAAGTGATGAGAATTTGATTGCATGTGCAAAAGATGCCCTCTATTATGCCATTGATATTATCGAGCCTGAGATGCGCTTTAAAGAGCTAAGTCATGCGATTGAGCAATTTATTCTTCAACAAGGGTATGTTCCTTTGCATGGATTCTGTGGGCATGGCATTGGCAGAAAGCCGCATGAAGAGCCAGAAATTCCTAACTATTTAGAAGGGATTAATCCCAAAAGTGGTCCTAAAATCAAAAATGGTATGGTATTTTGCATAGAGCCAATGATCTGCCATAAAGATGGCACGCCAAAAATTTTGGCGGATAAATGGTCTGTTGTTTCTGCGGATGGGTTAAGAGGAAGCCACTATGAGCACACCGTTGCAATCGTAGATGGCAAAGTAGAAATTTTGTCTCTATCTTGA
- the secY gene encoding preprotein translocase subunit SecY yields the protein MSQDLTKKILVTLGFIFAYRILAYVPVPGVNIAVIKEFFDSNSSNALGMFNMFSGNAAQRLSIISLGIMPYITASIIMELLAATFPTLGKMKKERDGMVKYMQIIRYATIVITIVQAIGVSVGLGGLSGRAGESAIMIDMTTFTAIAAASMLTGTMLLMWIGEQITQRGIGNGISLIIFAGIVSGIPSAIGGTINLVNTGELNFLVVIGILVVILATVGSIIYVEMGERRIPISYSRKVVLQNQHKRIMNYVPIKMNLSGVIPPIFASAILMFPSTIMQASTNPIVQSIHDFLNPNSYVFNVLTFLFVIFFAYFYASIVFNAKDISENLKKQGGFIPGVRPGESTALFLNEVAGRLTLWGSIYLGLISTLPWVLVKVMGVPFYFGGTAVLIVVQVALDTMRKIEAQMYMNKYETLSAVGL from the coding sequence ATGAGCCAAGATCTTACGAAGAAGATTTTAGTTACGTTAGGGTTTATATTTGCATACAGGATACTGGCATACGTGCCAGTTCCTGGTGTCAATATAGCTGTAATTAAAGAGTTCTTCGACTCCAATAGCTCAAATGCCCTTGGAATGTTTAATATGTTCAGCGGTAACGCTGCACAACGTCTTAGTATTATATCGTTAGGTATTATGCCTTACATCACCGCGTCTATTATTATGGAACTTCTTGCAGCAACTTTCCCAACACTTGGTAAAATGAAAAAAGAACGTGACGGTATGGTGAAATACATGCAGATCATTCGATATGCAACGATTGTTATTACGATTGTACAAGCCATTGGTGTTTCCGTTGGTCTTGGAGGGTTAAGTGGTCGTGCTGGCGAGAGTGCCATTATGATCGATATGACAACCTTTACAGCGATTGCTGCTGCGAGTATGCTTACGGGTACTATGTTACTCATGTGGATTGGTGAGCAAATTACACAACGTGGTATTGGTAATGGTATCAGTTTGATTATTTTTGCAGGTATCGTTTCAGGAATCCCTAGTGCGATTGGTGGAACCATTAACCTTGTCAATACAGGAGAGCTCAATTTCCTTGTGGTCATTGGTATTTTGGTGGTCATCTTAGCCACGGTTGGTTCTATTATTTATGTGGAGATGGGTGAGCGTCGTATTCCGATTTCGTATTCGCGAAAAGTCGTGCTTCAAAATCAACACAAACGTATTATGAACTATGTGCCTATTAAAATGAATCTTAGTGGTGTTATTCCTCCTATTTTTGCAAGTGCAATTTTGATGTTCCCATCAACGATTATGCAAGCAAGCACCAATCCGATTGTTCAATCTATTCACGATTTTCTCAATCCAAACAGCTATGTCTTTAATGTACTTACATTTTTGTTCGTCATTTTCTTTGCTTATTTTTATGCATCGATTGTTTTTAATGCAAAAGATATTTCTGAAAACCTTAAAAAACAGGGTGGCTTTATTCCCGGTGTTAGACCAGGAGAGAGCACTGCACTCTTTTTAAATGAAGTAGCGGGTAGATTAACCCTTTGGGGATCAATCTATTTAGGGCTTATCTCGACGCTTCCATGGGTTTTGGTAAAAGTGATGGGTGTACCATTCTATTTTGGTGGAACAGCTGTTTTAATTGTTGTTCAAGTGGCACTCGATACGATGCGTAAAATTGAAGCACAAATGTATATGAATAAATATGAAACACTTAGTGCGGTAGGTCTTTAA